A genomic window from Rhodococcus sp. KBS0724 includes:
- a CDS encoding FmdB family zinc ribbon protein, producing the protein MPLYEFRCTGCGPLERSFAMAEVPSSIVCPQCSGDSRRVMSTPRLSHASSAAMGLLDATARSAHEPAVVSGSLPGARRSAPPTTSNPLHRKLPRP; encoded by the coding sequence ATGCCCCTGTACGAGTTTCGCTGCACCGGCTGCGGACCGCTCGAGCGGTCGTTTGCGATGGCCGAGGTCCCCTCGTCAATTGTGTGCCCTCAATGCTCCGGCGATTCCCGACGCGTGATGTCGACGCCGAGATTGAGCCACGCATCCTCTGCCGCGATGGGACTCCTGGACGCCACGGCGCGATCCGCCCATGAGCCGGCAGTAGTGAGCGGTTCACTACCGGGCGCTCGCCGCTCCGCTCCCCCGACTACGTCTAATCCGTTGCACCGCAAGCTACCTCGCCCCTGA